Proteins encoded by one window of Synechococcus sp. WH 7805:
- a CDS encoding CRR6 family NdhI maturation factor — protein MEAGCHQSSLTIGADAIQRLDLRALDSWMDKPLTKLLNDGAVLELTYEWPRPAEDPRELSECAEPRLWALRADAKYPWLPLLLDRPKGCLVQHVAMLVPHDFRPSDGIRFDPQALELWITHRLMVLDQHGADAGIPGHQRGNLSLMAASLGFELDGGFWELLDQAR, from the coding sequence ATGGAAGCCGGATGCCATCAGTCTTCGCTGACCATTGGCGCAGATGCGATTCAACGACTGGATCTGAGGGCCCTAGACAGCTGGATGGACAAGCCCCTGACCAAGCTGTTGAACGACGGAGCTGTTCTCGAGTTGACTTATGAATGGCCCCGTCCGGCAGAAGATCCTCGGGAGCTGAGTGAATGTGCAGAACCCAGACTTTGGGCTTTAAGAGCTGACGCCAAATATCCCTGGCTACCACTCCTGCTGGATCGCCCGAAGGGCTGCCTCGTTCAGCATGTGGCCATGCTCGTTCCCCATGATTTTCGCCCGAGCGATGGAATCCGCTTCGACCCTCAGGCCCTTGAGCTCTGGATCACTCACCGACTGATGGTTCTGGATCAGCATGGGGCAGATGCAGGGATTCCTGGACACCAACGCGGCAATCTCTCCTTGATGGCGGCAAGCCTCGGCTTCGAGTTGGA
- the psaM gene encoding photosystem I reaction center subunit XII produces MVSSITQAEIFIALVVAAHAGVLAVRLCVSLYRA; encoded by the coding sequence ATGGTCAGCTCCATCACCCAGGCCGAAATCTTCATCGCTCTCGTGGTCGCTGCCCATGCAGGGGTGCTCGCTGTGCGTTTGTGCGTCAGCCTTTACCGAGCCTGA